The sequence below is a genomic window from Arthrobacter sp. U41.
ACCGGCGCCGATCAGCAGGGCGAGGCCGGCAGCCAGGCTGATTTCCAGCGCGCGCTTGCGCTTGGGCTTGGCAGATTCCCCGGCAACGATCCGGGTGGTGCCGGGGCTCTGGCCGGGTTTCTGGCGGGGAGCGGGGTTGTTCGATGGGGATGACATGCGGGAAGTCCTGTTCCTGGGGGGGTGTGCGGGGAGGCCGGGCGGTGGTCAGCGCCGGCGACATCGCCCCCGGAACCCACCGAGGGTGGACAGCCGTTCCGTTGTAGTCATGGCTTCACCATAGGGAGTGTCAGGAACACGGTTCAATGGCCCGGAAACCCGGGGTCACGGGAGTTCATGCAGCGTCACATGCGGGCCCGCCGTCCGGGCGCTTCGGCGGTTCAGTCGCCTTTAACGTTGACGAGCTGGCGGAGCTTGTGCCGTATTTTGACGAGGTCCGCGGAGTCGCGCATCACCGTGTCGATGGGTTTGTAGGCCGCCGGGATCTCGTCGATGAAGGCCTTGCTGGGACGGAATTCGATGCCCTGCATGGCGGTCTTCAGCTCGGCCAGGGTAAAGATCTTCTGCGCCGCGTGCCTCGAGTATTCCCGCCCGGCGCCGTGCGGCGAGGAATTCAGGGACGCCCGGTTCCCCAGGCCCACAACAACGTAGGACGCGGTGCCCATGGAGCCCGGAATCAGCCCGGGGTCCCCCGCCTCCGCCCTGATGGCTCCTTTGCGTGAGACCCAGACGGACTTGCCGTAATGCCGTTCCTTGGCGGTGAAGTTGTGGTGGCAGTTGATCCGTTCGGCCTCGCGGACGGAGCCTCCGGTCCAGGATTCAAACTGCCGGACCACCCGGTCCATCATCTCCTCGCGGTTCAGCAGGGCGAAGTGCTGGGCCCAGCGGAGTTCCCTGATGTATCGGTCGAATTCGAGGGTGCCTTCCTCGAGGTAGGCCAGGTCCGGGTGCGGCAGGGTGATGTGCCGGCTCCGGATCATGCTCCGGGCCTCGCCGATGTGCCGCTGCGCGAGTTTGTTGCCGACGCCGCGGGAGCCGGAGTGCAGGAACAGCCAGACGGCGTCCGTCTCATCCGCGCAGACCTCGATGAAGTGGTTGCCCGAGCCAAGCGACCCCAGCTGCAGTGTCCAGTTCGAGGCGTACTGGGCGGGGTCGAAACGCGCGTTCGCTGCCAGGCGCCGGAGTTGGTCTATCCGGGGTGCGGCGGTGGCGCTGATCCTGTGGTTGAAGTGGCCGGCGGACAGCGGGACGGCGTGCTCGATGCCCTCCCGCAACGGTTTCCGGTCCTTGCGCAGGTCCTTGACGGCATACTGTGTGCGGACGGCGATCATGCCGCAGCCGATGTCAACGCCCACGGCCGCCGGGATGACGGCGCCAAGGGTGGGAATGACGGAGCCCACGGTGGCGCCCAGGCCCAGATGGGCGTCCGGCATCAGCGCCAGATGCGGATAGATGATGGGCAGCTGTGCCGTGGCCAGGGCCTGCTGGCGGGTCGCGTCGTCCAGGATCGAGGCCCAGCTGATCAGCTTGCTGTTGATGACTTCCAACGGAACCCCCGTCCCGGCCCGCGGACCGCTTACCCGGCAGGGTGCTGATCCCTGCAGTGGGCCGTCCTTATGGTGTTGCCGGGTAGTTTACCGCGGCCGTTGTCGGGTAGCGGCTACCTTTGGGTGGTGGATATGGCTGTTGCTGCTAACCGTCACGCTCATCAACCTGCGTCCGCTGACCCAAGTGGATCGGTGTGGCCGGTAGGGGCCCGCCGCCCGGCGGGCTCATCGGTTCCTCTGGTAGCCCCAGGCCAAGGCTGCGTGCAGGCTGGGAAGGTTGAAACCGGGGTGGCGGGCCGCGAGTTCGTCAAGATGTAGCCTCGTCTGGTCCGGCTGCCATCCATAGCGCATCCCGTCCTCGATCAAGGCGGTGGAGCGGGCGAGAGCCGCCTCGACCTGCTCCGCCGACCACAGGTCACCCAGCACCTCGTGCAGATCGATCGGGACGATCCCGTCGTCGAGATGTTGCCGGTGAAAGCGGCGGTTGAGGTAGTGCAGGGCGAACACCGCGTTGAGCACGTCCTGGAGGCGGGCCTCGGCGATGTTTTTGGCTCGTCGTTCCAGGGAGTGCCAGCGGAGGCGCTCGAGCTGGGCGACAGCATCGGACAGTGCCGCCTCGTAGCGTTCCTCCGCGAGGCCGGGGACCTTGGCGCGGACCCGTTCCAGGACCGTGGAGCGATCGGCGCCGCGGTACAGCAGCTCGCGGCCATGGTAGGAGGACGCAGCCCTCAGGCTGAACTCTCGCTGGTCGACCTCGTCCTG
It includes:
- a CDS encoding RtcB family protein; translation: MEVINSKLISWASILDDATRQQALATAQLPIIYPHLALMPDAHLGLGATVGSVIPTLGAVIPAAVGVDIGCGMIAVRTQYAVKDLRKDRKPLREGIEHAVPLSAGHFNHRISATAAPRIDQLRRLAANARFDPAQYASNWTLQLGSLGSGNHFIEVCADETDAVWLFLHSGSRGVGNKLAQRHIGEARSMIRSRHITLPHPDLAYLEEGTLEFDRYIRELRWAQHFALLNREEMMDRVVRQFESWTGGSVREAERINCHHNFTAKERHYGKSVWVSRKGAIRAEAGDPGLIPGSMGTASYVVVGLGNRASLNSSPHGAGREYSRHAAQKIFTLAELKTAMQGIEFRPSKAFIDEIPAAYKPIDTVMRDSADLVKIRHKLRQLVNVKGD